A genomic window from Xyrauchen texanus isolate HMW12.3.18 chromosome 31, RBS_HiC_50CHRs, whole genome shotgun sequence includes:
- the LOC127625006 gene encoding zinc finger protein 501-like produces the protein MFIMREQVDVIHAGEQYMLQTPVKIEVKQEEIKEETTAEEYPSDEDDDDLISSESLASVCNAGEQQMLQTPVKIEVKQEELKEEITTEEEQSDEDDDEQTPVKIEVMLVEIKEENTTEEQQSDEDDDDDLIPSELIKVKEECEELNEVEEKSHDFTTGEKSSTSSKTKKIFSLKKTQRAAKKSFTCSQCGKCFTRKSHFNIHMRVHTGERPYTCHQCGKSFTCAASLTNHLRCHSGERPFKCDKCDKTFVGESILKRHLQTHTEEKTYKCSFCGNIFTSLFCLKEHQKIHNGVGAHMCFQCGKTFITDNNLKQHQRIHTGEKPYKCSHCGTNFTQSQTLKTHERIHTGEKPYKCSHCEKSFSVSQNLKKHERIHTGEKPYKCSHCEKSFTQSQTLKTHERIHTGEKPFKCSHCEKSFSVSQNLKKHERIHTGEKPYHCSSCGRSFTAASYVFTHMKSCCPK, from the exons atgttcatcatgagagagcaggtggatgtgattcatgctggagaacagtacatgctgcagacaccagtgaagatagaagtgaagcaggaggagataaaagaagaaaccacagcagaggaatatccgagtgatgaagatgatgatgatttaaTTTCTTCag agtctctggcttctgtttgtaacgctggagaacagcagatgctgcagacaccagtgaagattgaagtgaagcaggaggagttaaaagaagaaatcacaaCAGAAGAAgaacagagtgatgaagatgatgatgagcagacaccagtgaagattgaagtgatgctggtggagataaaagaagaaaacacaacagaggaacaacagagcgatgaagatgatgatgatgatttaattccttcag AGCTGATTAAAGTGAAAGAGGAATgtgaagaactgaatgaagtggaggagaaaagtcatgatttcacaactggagaaaaatcttcgACTTCCTCAAAGACTAAAAAGATTTTCTCACTAAAAAAGACTCAAAGAGCTGCCAAGaaatctttcacctgctctcagtgtggaaaatgTTTCACACGTAAAAGCCATTTTAATattcacatgagagttcatactggagagagaccttacacgtgccatcagtgtggaaagagtttcacatgtGCAGCTAGTCTCACAAATCATCTCCGCTGCCATTCAGGTGAAAGGccatttaaatgtgataaatgtgataaaacatttgttggaGAATCAATCCTAAAACGACATCTACAAACTCACACAGAAGAGAAGACTTACAAGTGTTCATTTTGTGGAAATATTTTTACAAGTCTGTTCTGTTTAAAAGAGCATCAGAAAATACATAACGGTGTGGGAGCTCATATGTGCTTTCAATGTGGGAAGACCTTTATTACAGATAACAACTTGAAACAgcaccaaagaattcatactggagaaaaaccatacaagtgctcacactgtggaacgaatttcactcagtcacaaaccctgaaaacacacgagagaattcatactggagagaaaccttacaagtgctcacactgtgaaaagagtttcagtgtgtcacaaaacctgaaaaaacacgagagaatccatactggagagaaaccatacaagtgctcacactgtgaaaagagtttcactcagtcacaaaccCTGAAAAcccacgagagaattcatactggagagaaaccattcaagtgctcacactgtgaaaagagtttcagtgtgtcacaaaacctgaaaaaacacgagagaatccatactggagagaaaccataccacTGCTCTTCATGTGGGAGGAGTTTCACTGCAGCAAGTTATGTATTTACTCATATGAAAAGTTGTTGCCCAAAGTAA
- the LOC127624966 gene encoding gastrula zinc finger protein XlCGF57.1-like has protein sequence MRELDVQDVIHAGEQQMLQTPVQMCSVKLLDCRNLMKMEGEIKLEEQQSDDDDFIPSELMDVKEERQELNEVEEKHHDFRTGEKSLSCSHCGKYFKDKRNLTKHTRIHTGVKPYTCHQCGKSFTRKEHFTVHTRIHTGEKPYTCQQCGKGFRRKDHHKMHIGVHTKKSYTCQLCEKGFACKRSLNVHTIIHTGERPFTCSQCGKGFKDKRDLNKHTRIHTGEKPYTCQQCGKDFRRKDHLNLHTRVHAKLYMCQLCGKGFACKGSLDMHTRIHTGEKPFTCSQCGKGFIDKGSLNKHTRIHSGEKPYTCHLCEKSFAHKISLNKHRRVHSGVKPYTCQLCEKSFIDKGSLNKHTRIHTGEKPYMCQECGKGFKRKDHLNLHTRVHTKSHTCQLCEKVFACKESLEVHTKIHTGERPFICSQCGKGFKRRERYDLHTKFHTKPHTCQQCGKDFVYAASLTHHLLCHSGERPFKCDKCDKTFVVESVLKQHLKLHTNKCSFCGKSFTHLSYFKQHQKIHYGAGMNKCSDCGKTYTTATHLKEHQRIHSGEKPFMCSYCGKTFTRSEHLKKHERIHTGEKPYKCSHCGKSFTLSQNMKAHERIHTGEKPYHCSSCGKGFNRSGHLQQHVKHNCPTSHSDQESSSGPTISSK, from the exons atgagagagctgGATGTGCAGGATGTgattcatgctggagaacagcagatgctgcagacaccagtgcagatgtgttcagtgaagctgctggactgcaggaacctgatgaagatggaAGGAGAAATCAAactagaggaacaacagagtgatgatgatgattttattccttcag agctgatggatgTGAAAGAGGAACGTCAAGAgttgaatgaagtggaggagaaacatcatgatttcagaactggagaaaaatctttgagttgcTCTCATTGTGGAAAATATTTCAAAGATAAAAGAAACCTTACAAAGCACACAAGGATTCATACTGGAGTGAAgccttacacatgccatcagtgtggaaagagtttcacacgtaAAGAACATTTTACTGTGCACacaagaattcacactggagagaagccttacacgtgTCAACAGTGTGGAAAAGGTTTCAGGCGTAAAGATCACCATAAAATGCACATAGGAGTTCACACAAAAAAGTCTTACACGTGCCAACTGTGTGAAAAAGGTTTTGCATGTAAAAGAAGTCTTAATGTGCACACaataattcacactggagagaggcctttcacatgctctcagtgtggaaaaggTTTCAAAGATAAACGAGACCTTAATAAGCACACAaggattcatactggagagaagccttacacgtgTCAACAGTGTGGAAAAGATTTCAGACGTAAAGATCACCTTAATCTGCACACAAGAGTTCACGCTAAGCTTTACATGTGCCAACTGTGTGGAAAAGGTTTTGCATGTAAGGGAAGTCTTGATATGCACacaagaattcacactggagagaagcctttcacatgctctcagtgtggaaaaggTTTTATAGACAAAGGAAGTCTTAATAAGCACACAAGGATTCATTCTGGGGAGAAGCCTTACACGTGTCATCTGTGTGAAAAGAGTTTTGCACATAAAATAAGTCTTAATAAGCACAGAAGAGTACACTCTGGAGTGAAGCCTTACACGTGCCAActgtgtgaaaagagtttcatcGATAAAGGAAGCCTTAACAAGCACACAaggattcatactggagaaaagccttatATGTGCCAAGAGTGTGGAAAAGGTTTCAAACGTAAAGATCATCTTAATCTGCACACGAGAGTTCACACAAAGTCTCACACGTGCCAACTGTGTGAAAAAGTCTTTGCATGTAAAGAAAGTCTTGAAGTGCACAcaaaaattcacactggagagcgACCTTTTatatgctctcagtgtggaaaaggATTCAAACGTAGAGAACGCTATGATCTGCACACAAAATTTCACACAAAGCCTCACACGTGCCAACAGTGTGGAAAAGATTTTGTATATGCAGCTAGCCTCACACATCATCTCCTTTGTCACTCTGGAGAAAGGccatttaaatgtgataaatgtgataaaacatttgttgtaGAATCAGTTCTAAAACAACATCTGAAAttgcacacaaataaatgttctttttgtggaaagagttttacacacCTGtcctattttaaacagcatcagAAAATACATTACGGTGCCGGGATGAATAAGTGCTCTGATTGTGGGAAGACCTACACAACAGCCACCCACTTGAAAGAACATCAGCGAATTCATTCTGGAGAAAAACCTTTTATGTGCTCGTACTGTGGAAAGACTTTCACTCGGTCAGAACatctgaaaaaacatgagaggattcacaccggagagaaaccatacaagtgctcacactgtggaaagagtttcactctgtcacaAAACATGAAAGCTcacgagagaatccatactggagaaaaaccatacCATTGCTCTTCATGTGGAAAAGGTTTCAACCGATCAGGTCATCTACAGCAACATGTCAAACATAATTGCCCAACTAGTCACAGTGACCAAGAATCATCTTCAGGTCCAACGATATCAAGCAAATAG